In Clostridia bacterium, one genomic interval encodes:
- a CDS encoding sugar-binding domain-containing protein, with the protein MILNLNGEWKVLSDNIDIKGKVPGDVTADLFAAGIIPDPYYGDNYKNIKKYQDQSYKYSRTFNVDKELLSYDIVELVLKGIDTFADIKINGTKILKTSSMFLEYRYDIKPILKLGENEISVTLFPASQEINKHDNKKYGSIFNKNRIFLRKAQCHFGWDWAPDFVGYGIFRDVYLEAKHSIYIKSVSVFTKINGDIRFLVKLSKSVNDYEIVVKTDDKTVTAKTSGNVAQINLTIDNPKLWWPNGYGEQFLYDYCVEIKKDNQTLNSYQSYFGIREVSLCEDAIDSENTDFCFLINNKRIFARGSNWVPADIMTGCITKEKYRNLVFAAKNANYNMLRVWGGGLYESDDFYRACDEAGIMIWQDFMFACQDIPDDIPEFLNIIKEEAQFQVQRLMNHPCIVYWCGGNEKTGCFAPAYPQYGNHFQREVLRGICNYIDGTRPYGNVSPTSVFETDNDRRSGDCHRNIGEQCLAKNNIKTFYENFSELNCNFLSEFAEIGCCSYKSLNKFIPKERQGLDDKIYRERFMSNPYADVAPEFMDRELKFATELFSAPLDARDFAKKSSLAQAELLQAGIDYCRINGRCNGVLNWMYNDIWPHGTWEVIDYYMSPKPAFYAQKRAYNSKRVCFVRSKDHIDLNVIDDLHEIKGVVEFGIKTYEGKVVKKECLEVLGGKNIFKKELPLCEKGNYYYAKYEDLIETFDPYKYEKLYPGKIEVSRTKDKIVIKAISYVSYVFIDTDELISDNYFSMDAGQTKEIKLKDTNVSVLTFDEQW; encoded by the coding sequence ATGATACTTAATCTTAATGGAGAATGGAAAGTTTTAAGCGATAATATAGACATCAAAGGAAAAGTTCCAGGAGATGTTACCGCAGATTTGTTTGCTGCCGGAATTATTCCTGATCCTTATTATGGAGATAATTACAAGAACATAAAAAAATATCAAGATCAGAGCTATAAGTATTCCAGAACTTTTAATGTTGATAAAGAATTATTGTCATACGATATTGTTGAATTGGTATTGAAAGGTATAGATACCTTTGCTGATATTAAAATTAATGGAACAAAAATATTAAAAACATCAAGCATGTTTTTAGAATACAGGTATGACATAAAACCAATTTTGAAATTGGGCGAAAACGAAATTTCAGTCACTTTGTTTCCTGCTAGTCAAGAAATAAATAAACATGATAATAAAAAATACGGCAGCATTTTTAATAAAAACCGTATCTTTTTGAGAAAAGCGCAATGCCATTTTGGATGGGATTGGGCGCCTGATTTTGTAGGTTATGGAATTTTTAGAGATGTTTATTTAGAAGCAAAACACAGTATATATATAAAATCCGTTAGTGTTTTTACAAAAATTAATGGAGATATAAGATTTTTAGTTAAGCTGTCTAAATCAGTCAATGATTATGAAATAGTCGTTAAAACAGATGATAAGACTGTTACGGCAAAAACATCTGGAAATGTAGCGCAAATCAATCTTACCATTGATAATCCTAAGTTGTGGTGGCCCAATGGTTATGGCGAACAATTCTTATATGATTATTGTGTTGAAATTAAGAAAGACAATCAGACTTTAAATTCCTATCAATCATATTTTGGTATTCGTGAAGTGTCTCTTTGCGAAGACGCTATTGATAGTGAAAACACAGATTTTTGCTTTTTGATTAATAATAAACGTATTTTTGCACGAGGCAGCAACTGGGTACCGGCAGATATTATGACCGGCTGCATAACAAAAGAAAAATACAGGAACTTGGTTTTTGCAGCAAAAAATGCCAATTATAATATGTTAAGAGTTTGGGGCGGCGGTCTATACGAAAGTGATGATTTTTATCGGGCATGTGATGAAGCAGGAATAATGATATGGCAGGATTTTATGTTTGCTTGCCAGGATATTCCTGATGATATACCAGAATTTCTAAATATAATTAAAGAAGAAGCTCAATTTCAGGTTCAAAGACTTATGAATCATCCCTGTATAGTGTATTGGTGTGGAGGAAATGAGAAGACGGGTTGTTTCGCGCCTGCTTATCCTCAATACGGCAACCATTTTCAAAGAGAAGTTCTTAGGGGTATTTGCAACTATATAGATGGAACAAGACCTTATGGAAATGTAAGTCCCACTAGCGTATTTGAAACGGACAATGATAGAAGGAGCGGCGATTGCCATAGAAATATCGGCGAACAATGTCTGGCAAAAAACAATATCAAAACATTTTATGAGAATTTTTCTGAACTAAATTGCAACTTTTTATCTGAATTTGCTGAAATCGGCTGCTGCAGCTATAAGAGTTTAAATAAATTCATACCCAAAGAGCGGCAAGGATTAGACGATAAGATATATAGAGAAAGATTTATGTCCAATCCTTATGCAGATGTTGCGCCGGAGTTTATGGATAGAGAATTAAAATTTGCCACAGAATTGTTTTCGGCGCCTTTGGATGCAAGAGATTTTGCAAAAAAGAGTTCATTAGCTCAAGCAGAGCTATTGCAAGCCGGCATAGATTATTGCAGAATAAACGGAAGATGCAATGGCGTTTTGAATTGGATGTACAACGATATTTGGCCGCATGGAACATGGGAAGTAATTGATTATTATATGAGTCCAAAGCCGGCATTTTATGCTCAAAAACGTGCTTATAATTCCAAGAGAGTATGCTTTGTAAGATCAAAAGATCATATTGATCTTAACGTAATAGATGATTTGCACGAAATTAAGGGTGTTGTCGAATTTGGAATCAAAACATATGAAGGTAAAGTAGTTAAGAAAGAATGTCTTGAAGTTTTAGGCGGAAAAAACATCTTTAAAAAAGAGCTTCCGTTATGTGAAAAAGGCAATTATTATTATGCTAAATATGAAGATTTGATAGAGACATTTGATCCTTATAAATATGAAAAATTATATCCAGGCAAGATAGAAGTTTCAAGGACAAAAGACAAAATTGTAATCAAAGCAATAAGTTATGTAAGCTATGTCTTTATAGATACTGATGAATTAATAAGCGATAATTACTTTTCAATGGATGCTGGACAAACAAAAGAAATTAAGCTTAAAGACACTAATGTATCAGTGCTTACTTTTGATGAACAATGGTAA
- a CDS encoding ROK family protein, protein MKVLGFDIGGTKCACVLAEFDKEDISFLYRKEVKTLPEPQTTLQSLISEAMIWIEKEQIDVNTLKTGISCGGPLDEDSGLIINPPNLRGWENFPICDFIQDKISLKIKPKLKNDANACCLAEWRFGAGVGCHNMIFLTFGTGLGAGLLLNGNIYNGTTGTAGEVGHIRMSETGPYAYGKYGSMEGFCSGAGIRNLAIEIGKQQIASGKGVSYAKDEKELNEITTQKLAQLAEEGDEDAKMIFRISGEYFGKGLAILVDIINPQVIVAGGVYARCHKFIDDSMWEHLKREALPMAIAKCKVVPSKLGEKIGDYGAVISALY, encoded by the coding sequence ATGAAAGTATTGGGATTTGATATTGGCGGAACCAAATGCGCATGCGTTTTGGCTGAATTTGATAAAGAAGATATCAGCTTTTTGTATAGAAAAGAAGTAAAAACATTGCCTGAACCTCAAACAACTTTACAAAGTTTGATATCTGAAGCAATGATATGGATAGAAAAAGAGCAGATTGATGTAAATACTTTAAAAACTGGCATTAGCTGCGGCGGACCTTTAGATGAGGATTCAGGATTGATAATAAATCCGCCTAATCTTCGTGGCTGGGAAAACTTTCCGATATGCGATTTTATTCAAGATAAGATTTCTTTAAAGATAAAGCCCAAACTTAAAAATGACGCAAACGCTTGTTGTCTTGCAGAATGGCGTTTTGGTGCTGGAGTAGGCTGTCATAATATGATTTTCTTAACTTTCGGAACAGGACTTGGCGCAGGGCTGCTGTTAAATGGAAACATATATAATGGAACAACAGGAACAGCGGGTGAAGTTGGACATATCAGAATGAGCGAAACAGGGCCATATGCATACGGAAAATATGGATCTATGGAAGGCTTTTGTTCTGGAGCAGGTATTCGCAATCTAGCAATCGAAATAGGTAAACAACAGATTGCAAGCGGAAAAGGTGTATCATACGCAAAAGACGAGAAAGAATTAAATGAAATTACAACTCAAAAACTTGCACAACTTGCAGAAGAAGGCGATGAAGACGCAAAAATGATATTTAGAATAAGCGGCGAGTATTTTGGAAAGGGACTTGCAATATTGGTTGACATTATTAATCCTCAAGTAATTGTTGCAGGCGGCGTTTATGCTAGATGTCATAAGTTTATTGATGACAGCATGTGGGAACATCTCAAAAGAGAAGCGCTTCCTATGGCAATAGCAAAATGTAAGGTCGTGCCTTCTAAGTTGGGCGAAAAAATTGGGGATTATGGTGCTGTAATATCTGCATTGTATTAG